In the Helianthus annuus cultivar XRQ/B chromosome 11, HanXRQr2.0-SUNRISE, whole genome shotgun sequence genome, one interval contains:
- the LOC110891308 gene encoding alpha carbonic anhydrase 7, producing MKKMKSNSILAVGFLLFMLIFLHPSSTQAQEVEDQSGFDYLRGSTMGPDRWGAMRNEWSLCSNGTMQSPIDMSSRRVEMVEHPKNLYRNYKPCNATMLNRGHDIMVKWIGDAGSIIINDTEYALKQAHWHSPSEHTINGIRFDMELHMVHLSMDNKIAVIAVLYRIGRPSHFLSRLAVNISSMIDHKGMRGHSGIINPRAIQMSSRMYYRYIGSLTVPPCTERVVWTISRRIRTVSIRQVKLLREAVNDYAEYNARPVQPDNLRDILLYAQPQERK from the exons ATGAAGAAAATGAAATCAAACTCCATTTTGGCAGTTGGTTTTCTTTTGTTTATGCTTATTTTCTTACATCCATCATCAACTCAAGCTCAAGAAGTTG AGGATCAAAGTGGATTTGATTATTTGAGAGGTAGCACAATGGGACCGGATAGATGGGGCGCGATGAGGAACGAATGGTCATTGTGCAGCAACGGTACGATGCAGTCTCCCATCGATATGTCGAGTAGAAGGGTGGAGATGGTGGAACACCCTAAGAATCTATACAGAAACTATAAGCCATGTAATGCAACCATGCTTAATAGAGGTCATGACATTAtg GTTAAATGGATAGGAGATGCTGGATCAATTATCATCAATGACACCGAGTATGCTTTAAAACAAGCACATTGGCACTCACCTTCTGAGCATACCATCAATGGCATAAG GTTTGATATGGAACTACATATGGTCCACCTCAGTATGGACAACAAAATAGCTGTCATTGCTGTTCTTTACAGAATTGGTAGACCTAGCCATTTTCTTTCCAGG TTGGCTGTAAACATATCGTCTATGATAGATCACAAGGGCATGCGTGGACACAGTGGAATAATAAATCCTAGAGCAATTCAAATGAGCAGTAGGATGTATTATCGATATATCGGTTCACTCACCGTCCCGCCTTGTACAGAAAGAGTTGTTTGGACCATTAGCAGAAGG ATAAGAACAGTTTCAATACGTCAAGTAAAATTACTTCGAGAGGCCGTAAATGAT TATGCAGAATATAATGCGAGACCAGTACAACCAGATAATCTACGAGACATTCTTCTTTATGCCCAGCCTCAAGAGAGGAAATAG